A window from Malassezia restricta chromosome I, complete sequence encodes these proteins:
- a CDS encoding component of the NuA4 histone acetyltransferase complex codes for MAKNATSSAWDDAAEIALLRCISLYRPLGIDRHFHMVCILNALETMSGNPDLRDLLPCHVWDKLGEYYNLEGLNEQEDASDDDTEPKWLRNYEKNKELLQSNEAARTRVLEGLDEEEFALHPRIMFESLLEPRRLEEQAADHVIQKDATCVVPSTSEDDLSDDDPDPATGSHRSSDRDSRPSLASSTRRMTRKRQHEEEDAATGVKDGASAVPTRAGKRRRNAKSEADSSDTLTRPITTRRQQRQAEERESVDAEDVKSGGVSNSTEEGAGSTPRASRSASARRQSSSAGRNQNVSGSSHASPSPASRTARPRRL; via the coding sequence ATGGCGAAAAATGCAACGTCGTCCGCCTGGGACGATGCTGCGGAGATTGCACTGTTGCGTTGCATTTCTCTTTATCGTCCATTGGGTATTGATAGACATTTTCACATGGTATGCATTCTGAATGCGCTCGAGACCATGTCAGGCAACCCTGACTTGCGTGATTTGTTACCGTGCCACGTATGGGACAAGCTTGGCGAATACTACAATTTGGAGGGACTTAACGAGCAAGAAGATGCGTCTGATGATGATACTGAGCCTAAATGGTTAAGAAACTATGAGAAAAATAAAGAGCTGCTTCAGTCCAACGAGGCTGCTCGAACGAGGGTTTTGGAGGGATTAGACGAAGAAGAATTTGCGTTGCATCCCAGGATCATGTTTGAGTCACTACTGGAGCCACGTCGCTTAGAAGAACAAGCCGCAGACCATGTTATCCAGAAAGATGCTACTTGTGTGGTGCCTTCCACGTCAGAAGATGACCTTTCAGACGATGATCCAGATCCGGCAACTGGTAGCCACAGAAGCAGCGACCGGGATTCTCGCCCGTCTCTTGCATCAAGCACACGAAGAATGACGCGCAAGCGACAGCATGAGGAGGAAGATGCTGCAACTGGTGTGAAGGATGGTGCCTCCGCTGTGCCTACGCGAGCCGGTAAGCGGCGTCGCAATGCCAAAAGTGAAGCGGACAGTTCAGATACCCTGACCCGGCCTATCACAACGAGACGACAACAACGCCAAGCCGAGGAGCGAGAATCAGTGGATGCAGAGGACGTGAAGTCCGGTGGTGTGTCTAATTCTACTGAAGAAGGTGCCGGCAGTACTCCAAGAGCATCTCGCAGTGCCTCTGCTAGGCGACAGTCGAGCTCGGCGGGCAGGAACCAAAACGTCTCTGGTAGTTCACACGCATCACCTTCACCAGCAAGCCGGACTGCACGGCCACGCCGCCTATAG
- a CDS encoding transcription elongation factor SPT4 produces MSTTAKLRACLRCHYAQTAAEFHAKGCPNCQDMLDMQGSQERVADFTTSNFDGLICMLQPEESWVAKWQRIEKRMVGLYAVKVVGRLPNADE; encoded by the exons ATGTCTACGACTGCGAAGCTGCGTGCCTGCTTGCGCTGCCATTATGCACAAACAGCTGCAGAATTTCACGCAAAAGGATGCCCAAACTGTCAAGACATGCTGGAT ATGCAAGGCAGCCAAGAACGCGTAGCGGACTTTACGACGTCCAACTTTGATGGACTCATATGCATGCTGCAGCCCGAAGAAAGCTGGGTCGCAAAATGGCAGCGGATTG AAAAGCGCATGGTCGGCCTGTACGCTGTGAAAGTCGTGGGTCGTTTGCCAAATGCAGACGAGTAA
- a CDS encoding alpha 1,2-mannosyltransferase — translation MAFLDLVSRRPQRLLLVVAVCLIVILVSTYASMSSPKPGKISSHFKSFPKLFGNHSCPPTVSLRPGFAEGASQYNYMGNVKDVYDLGRYATQNNAGNYMPPSFTPAEINKAPRAKAAFISLTRNEELDDMRQSIMEVEYRFNRKFNYPWIFLNDVPFTAEFKQGVRKMTRAPVYFGLVPKEHWSYPSWIDQNKAAAAREKMGQDGIIYGDSESYRHMCRFQSGFFFEHPLTYQLGIEYYWRVEPDIHIWCDIDYDPFVFMQLNNKAYGFTMSLHEYDATIPTLWKETMSFVQQHPEYLPKDNAQRFLTDQDDLQGANYNLCHFWSNFEIGDIRFFRSRQYKDYFNHLDKAGGFFYERWGDAPVHSIAASLFLNRSQLYHFDDIGYYHAPWGHCPTNRKLYHDNGKCTCNPEDSFAREGYSCMPQWWAVSKEGEPQ, via the coding sequence ATGGCATTCTTAGATTTAGTATCGCGGCGGCCGCAGAGGTTACTCCTTGTCGTCGCCGTATGTCTGATTGTCATACTTGTCTCAACATATGCGTCTATGTCATCGCCAAAGCCTGGTAAAATTTCCTCGCATTTCAAATCGTTTCCGAAATTATTTGGAAATCACTCATGCCCTCCGACTGTATCATTGCGCCCTGGCTTTGCAGAAGGGGCTTCACAATACAATTACATGGGTAATGTCAAAGATGTGTATGATCTAGGACGCTATGCAACACAGAACAATGCAGGAAACTACATGCCACCCAGCTTTACACCTGCTGAGATCAACAAAGCACCTCGGGCAAAAGCTGCTTTTATTTCTCTAACTCGCAACGAAGAGTTGGATGATATGCGTCAAAGTATAATGGAGGTTGAGTACCGTTTTAACCGAAAATTCAATTACCCTTGGATCTTTTTGAACGACGTGCCATTCACGGCTGAATTCAAGCAAGGTGTTAGGAAAATGACACGGGCTCCTGTATACTTTGGACTTGTTCCAAAAGAGCATTGGAGCTATCCTAGCTGGATTGATCAAAATAAAGCAGCTGCAGCCCGCGAAAAAATGGGGCAGGATGGCATCATCTACGGGGACTCGGAATCGTACCGTCACATGTGCCGATTCCAAAGTGGCTTTTTCTTTGAGCACCCATTGACATATCAGCTCGGTATCGAATATTACTGGCGCGTTGAGCCTGATATTCACATTTGGTGCGACATTGACTATGATCCCTTCGTGTTTATGCAACTAAACAATAAGGCTTATGGCTTCACAATGTCACTACACGAATACGATGCGACTATTCCCACCCTATGGAAAGAGACAATGTCTtttgtgcagcagcatccTGAATACCTACCAAAAGACAACGCACAGCGTTTTCTGACCGATCAAGACGATCTACAAGGTGCCAATTATAATTTGTGCCACTTTTGGAGCAACTTTGAGATTGGCGATATTCGCTTTTTCCGAAGCAGGCAATACAAAGACTATTTCAATCATCTTGACAAAGCGGGTGGCTTTTTCTATGAGAGATGGGGTGATGCTCCCGTTCACAGCATTGCCGCTTCCCTTTTCCTGAACCGATCTCAGCTGTACCACTTTGACGATATTGGCTACTATCATGCTCCATGGGGTCACTGTCCCACAAACCGTAAGCTATACCACGACAATGGAAAATGCACATGTAATCCTGAAGATTCCTTTGCTCGTGAGGGTTACTCGTGCATGCCGCAATGGTGGGCCGTATCGAAAGAAGGAGAGCCTCAGTAA
- a CDS encoding nuclear cap-binding protein subunit 1: MVYDDRGQWDMKPEPPRHDGNRGWYRNRGGSRGQRRGDSRHGPSSGAYGPMDRGRMQQIEATRQIHQSLFHLGSDEGFQSAVEIPKVCAWLETQALEFPVAVLSAFRIMATEQPQKTALTAAMIAHLVLKPGAHSTESGKASLGMRVMEHLIHMFGQDVDAHYWRNARLVLHVFVALAPLGVVSSASLRRTIKAFVDVLSSDGVSRDVADPAADCVIEAMCRGGTDLIQPEPGALEPLPSAREEMDAIVDGITLYGSQRSNAAMQLISPFRLGEPHDFLDQDGFMDRVRALQSLKEHGYVRPAFLPSACDLLSVDVSPATSTAPAEQRTAHLPDLHVAPIRSTAYDELDDDLLAPPKRLQTGKGTHETVRVRTGAPSLDAAARWFGSSVPAIGSVEGVVLRGIVQDIIDLYVINRKECAHVLLTLPQWLRRGTFGGKIPPHIGIFGDEPEPEVSVEWMLEDVLLEGALSTMLLLPRPPQLELYYSSLMREIVTLAPQQIAPSIGRTIRRFYVASADGVVRAEVLRRVADWFSVHLSNFKFTWAWNEWADDMTRAWAHPRPALARRIVELEVRLAYYDRIKGTLPPDMEAYILPPFEPSPNFVYNRPSHSYHGMAEQLFQSIKAKASVHVVQADLQSFQQSILAPATDVPDADDTHHVDSPAEAERVARDVGIQTLLFAGSRSFSHLLNVIERYHELLRALSQSPEARVSILHSTCVFWTHSPQWFLIVCDKLLQYRIVEPLDVVTFVFSEPSGDAVMEEASPFDVALHAPEWGNRTHRDWSSFHWWAVLRLTMDKVIGRVNQLSRRVQDLRRVQAAPEAAASDTAQRHAPATLDEAQVHLDAVQLEQRKVLVTILSKLVSHIQEHGGNTSLSDETDSSGWQSWWVREWYHAFVAVYYDVIAANRETILANVFASAGTDDTCAVLFEQACALAQTA; this comes from the coding sequence ATGGTGTACGACGACCGTGGGCAATGGGATATGAAGCCTGAGCCGCCACGGCATGATGGAAACCGTGGATGGTATCGTAATCGTGGTGGATCGCGAGGACAACGCCGCGGCGATTCACGTCACGGCCCTTCGTCGGGTGCGTACGGTCCTATGGACCGTGGACGCATGCAGCAAATCGAGGCAACCCGTCAAATCCATCAATCTCTTTTCCATTTAGGAAGCGACGAGGGATTCCAGAGTGCTGTAGAAATCCCAAAGGTTTGTGCATGGCTGGAGACGCAGGCTCTTGAGTTCCCGGTAGCCGTGCTTTCTGCTTTCAGGATTATGGCTACCGAGCAACCACAAAAGACAGCGCTAACGGCCGCTATGATTGCACATCTCGTGCTCAAACCGGGAGCGCACTCCACTGAATCTGGCAAAGCATCTCTTGGTATGCGGGTGATGGAGCACCTCATCCACATGTTCGGCCAGGATGTCGACGCACACTACTGGCGTAATGCTCGTCTTGTATTGCACGTGTTTGTGGCACTAGCACCGCTAGGTGTTGTATCATCTGCTTCACTGAGGCGTACGATCAAAGCATTCGTGGACGTGCTATCGAGCGATGGCGTATCTCGCGATGTGGCTGACCCGGCAGCTGACTGCGTCATTGAGGCTATGTGCCGTGGCGGCACAGATCTCATTCAGCCTGAGCCTGGTGCGTTAGAACCTTTGCCTTCTGCTAGGGAAGAAATGGATGCCATTGTAGACGGCATTACTCTATACGGCTCGCAGCGAAGCAATGCTGCAATGCAGCTCATCTCGCCGTTCCGCCTGGGCGAGCCTCACGACTTTCTCGACCAGGATGGCTTTATGGACCGTGTTCGTGCCTTGCAAAGCTTGAAGGAACATGGTTACGTTCGTCCAGCTTTTCTTCCTTCAGCGTGCGATCTGCTTTCCGTGGATGTGTCTCCAGCGACAagcacagcgcctgctgaACAACGCACTGCTCACCTTCCCGACCTACATGTCGCTCCTATCCGCAGCACGGCCTACGATGAGCTCGATGACGACCTGCTTGCGCCCCCCAAGCGCCTGCAGACAGGCAAGGGTACGCATGAGACTGTGCGTGTGCGAACGGGTGCCCCATCTCTagatgcagcagcgcgctggTTCGGCTCGAGCGTGCCTGCTATTGGCTCTGTGGAAGGAGTGGTGCTTCGTGGGATTGTGCAGGATATTATTGATCTGTACGTGATCAACCGCAAGGAGTGCGCACATGTGCTTCTTACGCTTCCACAGTGGCTGCGCCGAGGCACTTTTGGCGGCAAGATTCCGCCTCATATCGGCATTTTTGGCGACGAGCCTGAGCCTGAAGTGTCCGTGGAATGGATGCTAGAGGATGTACTTCTGGAGGGTGCCCTCTCTACGATGCTGCTTCTTCCTCGGCCGCCACAGCTAGAGCTGTACTACTCGTCACTGATGCGCGAAATCGTCACATTGGCCCCGCAGCAAATTGCGCCCTCAATTGGACGCACGATTCGCCGCTTCTACGTGGCCAGTGCTGACGgtgtcgtgcgcgccgaggtgctgcgTCGCGTAGCTGACTGGTTCAGTGTTCATCTCAGCAACTTCAAGTTTACTTGGGCCTGGAACGAATGGGCTGACGACATGACACGGGCCTGGGCGCATCCACGTCCAgccttggcgcgccgtATCGTGGAGCTCGAAGTGAGACTGGCATACTATGACCGTATCAAAGGCACCCTGCCGCCCGACATGGAAGCGTATATTCTGCCTCCCTTTGAGCCTTCACCGAATTTCGTCTACAATCGGCCGTCGCATTCGTATCATGGTATGGCTGAGCAGCTATTTCAGTCTATCAAAGCTAAGGCCAGTGTGCATGTGGTCCAGGCAGACCTGCAGAGCTTCCAACAGAGCATTTTGGCTCCTGCAACTGACGTGCCTGATGCTGACGATACACATCATGTCGATTCTCCGGCAGAAGCAGAGCGCGTCGCTAGGGATGTGGGTATTCAGACGCTGCTATTTGCAGGAAGCCGCAGCTTTTCGCACCTTCTTAACGTAATCGAGCGGTAccacgagctgcttcgtgcACTGTCACAGTCACCTGAGGCGCGTGTGTCGATTCTGCACAGCACATGTGTCTTTTGGACGCACTCGCCGCAGTGGTTCTTGATCGTGTGCGATAAGCTGCTGCAATATCGCATTGTGGAGCCTTTGGATGTGGTCACCTTCGTATTCTCTGAACCATCGGGCGATGCGGTAATGGAAGAAGCGTCTCCCTTCGACGTCGCTTTGCACGCACCTGAATGGGGCAACCGTACACATCGTGACTGGAGCTCATTTCATTGGTGGGCTGTGCTGCGTCTGACTATGGACAAGGTGATCGGTCGTGTAAATCAACTTTCGCGGCGTGTCCAGGACCTTCGTCGCGTACAGGCTGCACctgaagcagctgcatcagACACCGCACAGCGTCATGCTCCGGCGACATTAGACGAAGCACAAGTGCATCTTGATGCTGTTCAGCTAGAACAGCGAAAAGTGCTTGTCACCATACTCTCCAAGCTTGTATCGCACATCCAGGAGCACGGTGGCAATACTTCGCTATCCGATGAAACAGACAGTTCCGGTTGGCAGTCGTGGTGGGTGCGCGAATGGTACCATGCGTTCGTGGCAGTGTACTATGACGTGATCGCAGCCAATCGGGAGACCATTTTGGCGAACGTATTCGCTAGCGCTGGCACAGATGACACATGCGCCGTTCTTTTTGAACAGGCCTGTGCTTTGGCACAAACTGCGTAA
- a CDS encoding tRNA (guanine-N(7)-)-methyltransferase subunit TRM82 produces MRDDSSSEAQVPLPVHAVNASSRYVVALTAGNILVFDAHTGERRGALDTCVDSNAPIPPHMVCFPRICAISPNEKYVAIASDDKALRVWCIDDLEYGKEVFVQPLAKRAGTVHWVNDCEMVVADKFGDVWSFVIDPSHPKQVQSLADADTDVASSGAASAQGPRPKLGHVSMITCLAFLRDASSDTPSTIVTCDRDEHIRLSRWGPHRAAHIVQQYLLGSRSCVGALVVVPADRAESAGFPCSRRPVLITSDGGACLRAWCSDANGKYALQATCHFAAEAMAQFVCVDAAVERRREKAANNLAHKGGFDPQEPEPATKRAKRDDLPEEDAKAGGTSLVIHQLLYFHDGEHDWLVIRVEGAKALFTVRLDQLTSDVSAPGLPVRDACALDAPILDTSLVHEEGCIVLWVCCDDRPGMGTGPPLSKWTWDTDHFTQDAVHGDTPLHALTSIQASNTTRATVSHAVQSKLCLYSQIMTWPKPPQTNPDGTPFSSFFLSHQSDQVSRGMLDRFQSGKRAAGRAKNQASIQQQFGGS; encoded by the coding sequence ATGCGCGACGATAGCAGCAGCGAGGCACAGGTGCCGCTGCCCGTGCATGCTGTGAATGCATCGTCACGGTATGTGGTGGCGCTGACTGCTGGTAACATCTTGGTATTTGATGCGCACACAGGTGAGAGGCGCGGGGCGCTGGACACATGCGTGGATTCGAATGCTCCGATACCGCCTCACATGGTGTGCTTCCCACGCATCTGTGCTATTTCGCCCAATGAGAAGTATGTTGCTATTGCTTCCGACGACAAAGCTCTGCGTGTGTGGTGCATCGATGACCTGGAATATGGGAAGGAAGTGTTCGTCCAGCCGCTGGCCAAGCGTGCCGGCACGGTGCATTGGGTCAACGACTGTGAAATGGTTGTGGCGGACAAATTTGGCGATGTATGGAGCTTTGTCATCGATCCATCCCATCCAAAGCAGGTACAGAGCCTGGCCGATGCTGATACAGACGTCGCATCGTCTGGTGCCGCTTCGGCCCAGGGACCCCGGCCCAAGTTGGGTCATGTGAGCATGATAACCTGTCTTGCATTCCTGCGCGATGCTTCCTCTGATACGCCATCCACGATCGTTACTTGCGATCGAGATGAACATATCCGTCTCTCGCGCTGGGGACCACACCGGGCAGCTCATATCGTGCAGCAGTACTTGCTTGGGTCACGCAGCTGTGTGGGAGCTCTCGTGGTTGTGCCGGCAGACCGCGCTGAAAGCGCTGGCTTCCCATGCTCGAGGAGACCCGTCCTTATCACAAGCGACGGCGGTGCATGCTTGCGTGCATGGTGCAGTGATGCGAATGGCAAATATGCGCTGCAGGCTACTTGCCACTTCGCCGCGGAAGCCATGGCGCAGTTTGTCTGTGTCGATGCTGCCGtggagcgccgccgtgAAAAAGCGGCCAACAACCTGGCCCACAAAGGCGGTTTTGATCCACAGGAGCCTGAACCAGCGACCAAGCGTGCTAAGCGCGATGACTTGCCCGAAGAGGATGCCAAAGCAGGCGGGACTTCTCTTGTGATCCATCAACTCCTATATTTCCACGATGGCGAGCACGACTGGCTCGTTATTCGGGTCGAAGGGGCTAAAGCTCTCTTCACTGTTCGTCTGGATCAGCTTACTTCCGATGTTTCCGCACCTGGACTGCCTGTGCGCGATGCCTGCGCGCTGGATGCCCCGATCCTCGATACGTCGCTCGTACATGAAGAGGGCTGCATCGTGCTCTGGGTGTGCTGTGACGATCGGCCAGGCATGGGAACTGGCCCGCCTTTGAGTAAGTGGACATGGGATACGGATCATTTCACGCAGGATGCAGTGCATGGTGATACACCTTTGCACGCACTTACTTCGATCCAAGCGTCGAACACGACACGAGCCACAGTGTCGCATGCCGTCCAGTCCAAATTGTGCCTCTACTCGCAAATTATGACTTGGCCCAAGCCACCGCAGACAAACCCGGATGGTACGCCTTTCTCGTCCTTTTTCCTTAGCCACCAGTCTGATCAAGTAtcgcgcggcatgctgGACCGCTTCCAGTCGGGCAAGCGTGCGGCTGGACGTGCCAAGAACCAAGCCAGTATTCAGCAGCAGTTTGGCGGTAGCTAG
- a CDS encoding type II pantothenate kinase: MGLNFASPPVAVPVDIFMRTHGARIMDKDEETPQCTKRDGYDIYLPNHVERVSHIAVDVGGSLAKVVYFTHAPSSPVSSDGGNESDVSRQGTLKPTNLGSSSLFHPTSLRQRSLPEQFPGGRLNFTKFESSNMDMCMAFLRELIERSALANQVTIEEMQKSVKIMATGGGAHLFYQRFKDELGVEVQREDEMGCLITGLNFMTLIPDEVFWFSDDLVDDLYKRHPKLSLNMRRGDSRVLPSQDANLPRPSPTPPMYEPLFESEPTPKLPCLLVNIGSGVSILKIDESGKFERVSGTSLGGGTLWGLLGLLTDASNFDEMLDLFERGDNSNVDMLVGDIYGPVGLDHLGLSASTIASSFGKVFRWDRRSASPEQADDARTASERRRARFSQEDICRSLLYAISNNIGQIAHMNAEKYQLDRVYFGGCFIRGHQATIATLSYAIRFWSKGRRRAYFLRHEGYLGAIGAWVRHIASDSSVDHPPEPPIQPMLADALSMNQMDQSPVTPSAAGMSPSPAHTENQTLSDLLNELSTIDQSTMPSDPDSIEKLMLQLDRAHNVANAIESRVDHLLEKIQTLLPREPSP; the protein is encoded by the coding sequence ATGGGGCTAAATTTTGCGAGTCCACCGGTCGCTGTACCTGTGGACATTTTCATGcgcacgcatggcgcacGCATTATGGATAAGGACGAAGAGACTCCGCAGTGCACGAAGCGTGACGGTTACGACATCTACCTTCCGAATCATGTCGAACGTGTGTCTCATATTGCAGTCGATGTGGGTGGCTCACTTGCAAAAGTCGTTTACTTCACTCATGCGCCCTCTTCGCCTGTGTCCTCCGATGGAGGGAACGAATCGGATGTTTCGCGCCAAGGCACCTTAAAGCCAACTAACTTGGGCTCCTCATCGCTGTTTCACCCGACGAGTCTGCGACAGCGCTCGCTACCGGAGCAATTTCCTGGTGGACGCCTTAATTTCACCAAGTTCGAGTCCAGTAACATGGACATGTGCATGGCATTTCTTCGAGAGCTCATTGAGCGCAGCGCTTTGGCGAATCAAGTCACGATAGAAGAAATGCAAAAGAGTGTGAAAATCATGGCTACAGGCGGTGGTGCGCACTTATTTTATCAACGCTTCAAAGACGAACTTGGCGTTGAGGTGCAGCGGGAAGACGAAATGGGGTGCCTCATCACAGGTCTTAATTTTATGACGTTGATCCCTGACGAGGTATTCTGGTTCTCTGATGATCTCGTGGACGACCTGTATAAACGGCATCCGAAGTTATCGCTCAATATGCGCCGTGGCGACTCGAGGGTTCTGCCCAGCCAAGATGCTAACCTTCCCCGACCCAGTCCCACTCCACCAATGTATGAGCCTCTGTTTGAAAGTGAACCAACGCCCAAGCTGCCTTGCTTGCTTGTCAATATTGGCTCCGGTGTCAGTATTCTCAAGATCGACGAATCAGGAAAATTTGAGCGTGTAAGTGGCACGAGTCTAGGAGGTGGTACCCTGTGGGGCCTGCTTGGTCTGCTGACCGATGCAAGTAATTTCGACGAGATGTTGGATCTGTTTGAGCGTGGCGACAATAGTAATGTCGACATGCTTGTCGGTGATATCTACGGGCCAGTGGGATTAGATCACCTAGGCTTGTCAGCGTCGACCATTGCATCTAGTTTCGGCAAGGTGTTCCGCTGGGATAGACGCAGTGCCTCACCTGAGCAAGCAGATGATGCCCGTACAGCGTCagagcgccgtcgtgcgcgatTTTCTCAAGAAGACATCTGCCGCAGCTTGCTGTACGCCATTAGCAACAATATCGGCCAAATCGCTCACATGAATGCCGAAAAGTACCAACTTGATCGTGTGTACTTTGGTGGCTGCTTTATCCGCGGCCACCAAGCTACTATCGCAACACTCTCTTACGCTATCCGCTTCTGGAGTAAAGGACGTCGTCGTGCCTACTTTTTACGGCATGAAGGCTACCTGGGGGCTATTGGCGCTTGGGTGCGACATATTGCCTCGGACTCGTCGGTCGATCATCCACCCGAGCCACCGATCCAGCCCATGCTAGCCGATGCGCTGAGTATGAATCAAATGGACCAGTCCCCTGTGACGCCAAGTGCTGCTGGCATGTCCCCTTCACCCGCACATACTGAAAACCAAACTTTGTCGGACCTCTTGAACGAGCTGAGTACCATTGACCAGTCCACCATGCCGTCTGACCCCGACTCGATCGAGAAGCTTATGCTGCAACTAGACCGTGCGCATAATGTGGCCAATGCAATCGAGTCTCGTGTCGACCACTTGCTGGAAAAGATCCAAACGTTGCTGCCGAGAGAGCCGTCTCCTTGA
- a CDS encoding translocation protein SEC63: MSGYKYDEEGGQFTTFALTAFLAFMVPYTYRSLRPKRDPAIIHGWLDQRGHKHSHVQKLMRTSPISSIVRGLILVCGWAAVAYLFQRVIQVAKNSGFVAYDPFSILGIATSATEREIRRQYRRLSLEFHPDKVSSDSNKTKEEIESHYIEITKAYKSLTDEATRKNYEEYGNPDGRQEMTMGIALPTWIVDSKHNVLVLLVYGLIFGVGLPLLVARWWYGSRSRTKDGVLNATALSFFLRLKPSTHVDDIPRMMAETEEFSKDFVDRLRERDLPAYNELEKRTLNAYRELRDADLVTNDVPENVRRALVLLTAYQYRIDSGNANVEQIKLEMGHYAEKMLMSLLAISTAHNRLEQSNEIRHLLPHFVQAVPLHGGRVSELLQLPYMTLSLAKSLVPLEAVVKHGLQGLWKVPDAERRAILMRDKDGLTEEQYTTCMRALGEWPRLELVDAYYTVVGEEQVNAGSLMHLVLKLRLLPLKRDGSLLRNGRRLDARDKKYGEDCVRPGTLEADTLNEANAGREPMGYVHAPYFLEERVPGWFMQMGDPKSDHLIMSPTRFGDMSTTQLRIVTAPIIAPPESGVYTFQVEVNSDSYLGSRVVKVMKLTVSEPIVPRPDEEDEISDPEEDTIAGQMALMRGERVKPSNVVYEDDDDEDEDDDEGDDDDEEDDARPHDDSDSDSD; the protein is encoded by the exons ATGTCAGGATATAAATATGATGAGGAAGGTGGCCAGTTCACGACGTTTGCACTGACGGCCTTCCTTGCCTTTATGGTGCCGTATACGTACCGCTCTCTCCGACCCAAGCGCGATCCAG CGATTATCCATGGCTGGCTGGACCAGCGTGGCCACAAGCACAGTCATGTTCAAAAGCtcatgcgcacgtcgcccatcTCGTCGATCGTGCGTGGCTTGATTCTGGTGTGTGGCTGGGCTGCCGTGGCATATTTGTTCCAGCGCGTCATTCAAGTGGCCAAGAACTCTGGCTTTGTTGCATACGATCCATTTTCGATTCTCGGCATTGCCACCTCTGCAACGGAGCGTGAAATCCGCCGCCAGTATCGCCGTCTGAGCTTGGAGTTCCATCCCGACAAAGTGAGCAGTGACTCGAATAAGACCAAAGAAGAGATTGAATCCCACTATATCGAGATTACCAAAGCGTACAAGTCGCTTACCGATGAAGCTACGCGTAAGAATTATGAGGAATACGGCAACCCGGATGGCCGCCAAGAAATGACCATGGGTATTGCGCTGCCGACGTGGATTGTCGACAGCAAACAcaatgtgctcgtgctTCTGGTGTACGGCCTCATCTTTGGTGTGGGTCTGCCTCTTCTTGTCGCGCGCTGGTGGTACGGTTCGCGTTCGCGAACAAAAGACGGCGTCCTCAACGCCACAGCGCTTTCGTTCTTTTTGCGTCTGAAGCCTAGCACCCATGTGGATGACATTCCACGCATGATGGCTGAAACGGAAGAGTTTTCCAAAGACTTTGTGGATCGCTTGCGTGAGAGGGATTTGCCTGCGTACAATGAGCTTGAGAAGCGCACATTGAATGCATATCGTGAGCTGCGTGATGCCGACCTGGTGACAAACGACGTGCCAGAGaacgtgcgccgcgccttggTTCTTCTCACAGCGTACCAATACCGTATCGACTCGGGTAATGCTAATGTGGAACAAATCAAGCTGGAGATGGGCCATTATGCCGAAAAGATGCTTATGAGCCTGTTGGCCATAAGCACTGCTCATAACCGTCTCGAACAGTCGAACGAAATTCGTCACCTGCTTCCTCACTTTGTGCAAGCTGTCCCACTCCACGGCGGCCGTGTGTCGGAGCTTCTCCAGCTGCCTTACATGACACTGTCGCtggccaagtcgctcgtgcccCTTGAGGCCGTTGTCAAGCATGGCTTGCAGGGTTTGTGGAAAGTACCTGATGCAGAACGTCGTGCTATTCTTATGCGTGACAAGGACGGCTTGACTGAGGAACAATACACCACGTGTATGCGTGCATTGGGCGAATGGCCGCGCCTTGAGTTGGTGGACGCGTACTATACCGTGGTGGGCGAGGAGCAAGTGAACGCTGGCTCCCTCATGCACCTCGTCTTAAAGTTGCGTCTGCTTCCATTGAAGCGGGACGGCTCGCTCCTTCGCAATGGACGCCGTCTTGATGCACGCGACAAAAAGTATGGCGAAGACTGTGTGCGTCCCGGCACACTGGAGGCAGATACGCTCAACGAAGCCAATGCCGGTCGCGAGCCCATGGGCTACGTCCATGCGCCGTACTTTTTGGAAGAGCGTGTGCCTGGTTGGTTCATGCAGATGGGCGATCCCAAATCTGATCATCTTATCATGTCGCCGACTCGCTTTGGTGACATGAGCACTACGCAACTACGTATCGTCACGGCACCCATCATTGCGCCGCCCGAGTCAGGTGTCTACACTTTCCAAGTCGAGGTCAACTCCGACTCGTACCTGGGTTCGCGTGTCGTCAAGGTCATGAAACTGACGGTGTCGGAGCCCATCGTGCCTCGACCCgatgaggaggacgagATTTCCGACCCTGAAGAGGATACCATTGCGGGTCAGATGGCCCTCatgcgtggcgagcgcgtgAAGCCCTCTAATGTCGTATacgaggacgacgatgacgaggacgaggacgacgatgaaggcgacgatgacgacgaagaagatgacGCACGTCCTCACGACGATAGCGACTCGGATTCAGACTAG